From Thermoleophilia bacterium, the proteins below share one genomic window:
- a CDS encoding ASCH domain-containing protein translates to MLLSINPQHVEKILNGTKRFEFRKVRSRHDVRRIVIYSTSPVGQVVGEVEVVGTVDGPPSDVWEYTGAHSGISKQFFDDYYCGRQRAVAYELGAVSVYPRPKTLMELGIRAAPQSFVYV, encoded by the coding sequence ATGTTGTTGTCGATCAACCCGCAGCATGTTGAGAAGATTCTGAATGGCACGAAGCGCTTCGAGTTCCGCAAGGTGAGGTCTCGTCACGACGTGCGCCGGATCGTCATCTACTCCACCTCGCCGGTCGGACAGGTGGTGGGCGAGGTCGAGGTTGTGGGGACTGTTGACGGCCCACCCTCGGACGTGTGGGAATACACTGGCGCCCATTCCGGCATCAGCAAGCAGTTCTTCGATGACTACTACTGCGGACGGCAGCGCGCGGTTGCGTACGAGCTGGGAGCTGTTTCAGTGTACCCTCGCCCCAAGACCCTGATGGAGCTAGGAATCCGCGCCGCGCCTCAGTCCTTCGTCTACGTCTAG
- a CDS encoding HigA family addiction module antitoxin → MSIANSSEMRRRPTHPGEMLREDFLPDYGLTVATLADALGVSRQTVNELLRERRAVSPEMALRLSRLFGNTPEFWLNAQRAVDLWDAARSIKEAVDRIKPLHAA, encoded by the coding sequence ATGAGCATTGCCAACAGCAGCGAGATGCGCCGCCGGCCGACCCATCCGGGGGAGATGTTACGCGAGGACTTCCTGCCCGACTACGGCCTCACTGTGGCGACCCTGGCCGACGCTCTCGGCGTCTCGCGCCAGACCGTGAACGAGCTGCTCCGTGAGCGGCGTGCGGTCAGTCCGGAGATGGCCCTGCGGTTGTCGCGCCTCTTCGGCAACACGCCGGAGTTCTGGTTGAACGCGCAGCGCGCCGTGGATCTCTGGGATGCGGCGCGATCGATCAAGGAAGCGGTAGACAGGATCAAGCCACTTCACGCGGCGTAG
- a CDS encoding DUF3850 domain-containing protein — translation MQHNLKIEQKWLDAVVDGRKKAEVRRADRDFAVGDQLLLYVPSGADGALVTITHIVHLRDVRALGCSEAIAVLSIDTPRRMAGEKLAAQLEAGHYGESR, via the coding sequence TTGCAGCACAATCTCAAGATCGAGCAGAAGTGGCTAGACGCGGTCGTCGACGGACGAAAGAAGGCCGAAGTGCGCCGCGCGGATCGCGACTTTGCCGTCGGCGATCAGCTGCTGCTCTATGTCCCTTCAGGAGCAGACGGTGCTCTAGTCACGATTACGCACATCGTGCACCTGCGGGACGTCCGCGCGTTGGGGTGCAGTGAAGCCATTGCCGTGTTGAGCATCGACACGCCACGCAGAATGGCGGGAGAGAAACTGGCCGCCCAACTCGAGGCCGGGCACTACGGCGAGAGCCGCTAG
- a CDS encoding HNH endonuclease signature motif containing protein, producing the protein MLLLRSNANLAVDHLIPRIKGGPDEADNLVWACRSCNSSKQGRDMLEWMRLNESFPPVWLLRRYIKLAARYCEVNRLMDSPLDDALQGNSRLRCEGSRRAD; encoded by the coding sequence GTGCTACTACTGCGGAGCAACGCGAATCTCGCCGTCGATCACCTGATCCCGAGGATCAAAGGCGGGCCTGACGAGGCCGACAACTTGGTCTGGGCGTGTCGCTCATGCAACAGCTCGAAGCAGGGTCGCGACATGCTCGAGTGGATGCGTCTCAACGAGAGCTTCCCGCCCGTCTGGCTGCTGCGCAGATACATCAAGCTGGCCGCGCGCTACTGCGAGGTGAATCGGCTCATGGACTCGCCGTTGGACGACGCTCTCCAAGGGAACTCCCGTTTGAGGTGTGAGGGGTCGCGAAGAGCAGACTAG
- a CDS encoding type II toxin-antitoxin system RelE/ParE family toxin, producing the protein MIKTFADKRTQELYLTGQAKRFPPDVARRAARKLEYIDLASRLDDLKVPPGNRLHALEREREGQHAISVNDQWRICFRFQGGDAYDVEVTDYH; encoded by the coding sequence GTGATCAAGACGTTCGCGGACAAGCGCACCCAGGAACTCTACCTCACCGGCCAGGCGAAGCGCTTTCCGCCAGACGTTGCCCGCCGGGCCGCTCGCAAGCTTGAGTACATCGACTTGGCGAGTCGGCTCGACGATCTCAAGGTACCGCCGGGGAATCGGCTGCACGCTCTCGAGCGTGAGCGCGAGGGCCAACACGCGATCTCAGTGAACGACCAGTGGCGCATCTGCTTCCGCTTCCAGGGTGGTGACGCCTATGACGTCGAGGTCACTGACTATCACTAG